Proteins encoded within one genomic window of Akkermansiaceae bacterium:
- a CDS encoding exopolysaccharide biosynthesis polyprenyl glycosylphosphotransferase, with translation MISTPRLKSFEPDTARVSAPPIEQAPRFNLRHRNRPWVANQKLVAISFLGDAVVIFLALVIAYIIRFETSMRGFGVSDPIVDARSYLGHVSVGTLLLVFLLANFRLHDPRNFLAIRKCGLIIVKSCAIWCAGFLAISLMLKIDPAISRLYCVIGALTAMSMMLFWRWFLFCILRGDGYVEKLQQKAIFVGWNDECTRALARSKRGRIQPIAIAGVILPPGGTVPQDLPAEVPVLGGWSQFRNLLRSTGSDLVMVVDGNLDRNDMLSLAETCGKEFADFKLVPSCFQILVSGLNLENFHGMPVLGVGRLPLHHAFNNVFKRFVDIIGSIVGLIVFAPLMALFMAWVYLESPGSVLYRQRRIGLNGKPFDILKIRSMRLDAETPGKVGWTVKDDPRRLKIGALIRKWNIDELPQFWNVLRGDMSLVGPRPERPELIENFKEDIPHYNVRHNIKPGVTGWAQVNGLRGDTCLRERVKFDLDYIENWNFMLDFQIMVMTFLNRRGAC, from the coding sequence ATGATTTCCACCCCCCGACTGAAATCGTTCGAACCCGACACCGCTCGGGTTTCAGCCCCCCCGATTGAGCAAGCCCCCCGCTTCAACCTCCGCCACCGCAACCGTCCGTGGGTGGCGAACCAGAAACTCGTCGCAATCAGCTTCCTGGGAGATGCCGTCGTCATCTTCCTGGCGCTGGTGATTGCCTACATCATCCGGTTCGAGACCAGCATGCGGGGATTCGGCGTGTCCGATCCCATCGTGGATGCGCGCAGCTACCTCGGCCACGTGTCGGTCGGCACCCTGTTGCTCGTTTTCCTGCTGGCGAACTTCCGCCTCCATGATCCGCGCAACTTCCTGGCGATCCGCAAATGCGGCCTCATCATCGTGAAATCCTGCGCCATCTGGTGCGCCGGGTTCCTCGCGATCTCGCTCATGCTGAAGATCGATCCGGCGATCAGCCGCCTCTACTGCGTGATCGGCGCGCTCACCGCCATGAGCATGATGCTTTTCTGGCGCTGGTTCCTTTTCTGCATCCTGCGCGGGGACGGCTATGTGGAAAAGCTCCAGCAGAAGGCGATCTTCGTCGGCTGGAATGACGAATGTACGCGCGCGCTGGCCCGTTCCAAGCGTGGACGCATCCAGCCGATCGCGATTGCTGGTGTCATCCTGCCTCCGGGCGGCACCGTGCCGCAGGACCTGCCGGCGGAGGTGCCGGTGCTCGGCGGTTGGTCCCAGTTCCGCAACCTGCTGCGCTCGACCGGATCTGATCTGGTGATGGTGGTGGACGGAAATCTCGACCGGAATGACATGCTCTCGCTCGCGGAAACCTGTGGCAAGGAGTTCGCCGACTTCAAGCTGGTGCCGAGCTGCTTCCAGATCCTGGTCTCCGGCCTGAATCTGGAGAACTTCCACGGCATGCCCGTGCTCGGCGTGGGCAGGCTCCCGCTGCACCATGCGTTCAACAACGTGTTCAAGCGTTTCGTCGACATCATCGGCAGCATTGTCGGACTCATCGTCTTCGCCCCGCTGATGGCGCTGTTCATGGCCTGGGTCTATCTGGAGTCCCCCGGCTCCGTGCTCTACCGCCAGCGCCGCATCGGCCTGAACGGAAAGCCATTCGACATCCTGAAAATCCGCAGCATGCGCCTGGATGCGGAGACCCCCGGCAAAGTTGGCTGGACCGTGAAGGACGACCCGCGCCGCCTGAAGATCGGAGCGTTGATCCGGAAATGGAACATCGACGAGTTGCCGCAGTTCTGGAACGTGCTGCGCGGCGACATGAGCCTCGTCGGCCCGCGCCCGGAACGGCCGGAGCTGATCGAGAACTTCAAGGAGGACATCCCCCACTACAACGTCCGTCACAACATCAAGCCCGGCGTCACCGGCTGGGCGCAGGTGAATGGATTGCGGGGTGACACCTGCCTGCGCGAGCGCGTGAAGTTCGACCTCGACTACATCGAGAACTGGAACTTCATGCTCGACTTCCAGATCATGGTCATGACCTTCCTCAATCGCCGGGGCGCCTGTTGA